In a single window of the Pseudodesulfovibrio profundus genome:
- a CDS encoding 4Fe-4S dicluster domain-containing protein yields MGHIIAKDIYRQLGRTLDNTPVRMPWTPAMRAMLESLYTPEEADLVTRMPYRPSTIERIATLSGMDEARLHRLLPDMCGKGLVCDIHDGAKYQYMISPIVIGFFEFSMMRTKGDIAPAKWAELFQAYMFGDNAFLEANFGNGQQVSVMRALPYEETLHEHDHVEILDYEKAAALIDAHDRFAVGVCACRHEKEHLGTRGCDVPLETCTSMGAAADFLVRNEFAREASKAEMLDIFARSKELGFTLSTDNVKQDAGFVCHCCGCCCNLMHGIKQGYPGILVSSSFIAECDTDTCNGCGKCVRACPIDAVRLEERPVRSEGQSARYAVVDSELCLGCGVCALKCKPQSMELHKRQQKVFHPEDSFERVLIQSLERDTLQHLIFDNPNSKAENFMRSVLGGFLKLSPVKKALMRDALRSRFLDAIRNAAG; encoded by the coding sequence ATGGGCCACATCATCGCTAAAGACATCTATCGTCAACTGGGGCGCACGCTCGACAATACACCGGTGCGGATGCCCTGGACTCCGGCCATGCGGGCCATGCTTGAGTCCTTATATACGCCGGAAGAGGCAGATCTGGTCACGCGGATGCCCTACCGACCGTCGACCATCGAGCGCATCGCCACTTTAAGCGGAATGGATGAGGCTCGTCTTCATCGGCTGCTCCCGGATATGTGCGGCAAAGGGCTGGTGTGCGATATTCATGACGGTGCAAAGTACCAGTACATGATTTCGCCCATCGTCATCGGATTTTTTGAATTCTCCATGATGCGCACCAAGGGCGACATTGCTCCTGCCAAATGGGCTGAACTCTTTCAGGCCTACATGTTTGGTGACAATGCGTTTCTCGAAGCCAACTTTGGCAACGGCCAGCAGGTTTCGGTGATGCGGGCGCTCCCCTACGAAGAAACACTCCATGAACACGATCATGTGGAGATTCTTGATTACGAAAAGGCGGCTGCGCTCATCGATGCCCATGATCGTTTTGCCGTCGGGGTCTGCGCTTGCAGGCACGAAAAGGAGCACCTTGGCACCCGAGGCTGTGATGTGCCGCTGGAAACATGTACCTCCATGGGGGCGGCTGCTGATTTTCTCGTCCGCAATGAATTTGCCCGCGAGGCTTCCAAGGCGGAAATGCTTGATATTTTTGCCCGCTCCAAGGAACTGGGCTTTACCCTGTCCACGGACAACGTGAAGCAGGATGCCGGATTCGTCTGCCATTGCTGCGGCTGCTGCTGCAATCTCATGCACGGCATCAAGCAGGGGTATCCGGGCATACTTGTTTCTTCATCGTTTATTGCCGAATGTGACACCGATACCTGTAACGGTTGCGGCAAGTGTGTTCGGGCCTGCCCCATTGATGCTGTCCGGCTGGAGGAACGCCCTGTCAGGTCGGAAGGGCAAAGTGCCAGGTACGCTGTGGTCGATTCGGAACTGTGCCTGGGGTGCGGCGTGTGTGCGCTCAAATGCAAGCCGCAGTCAATGGAGCTGCACAAACGACAACAGAAGGTTTTTCACCCGGAAGATTCCTTTGAGCGTGTGCTGATTCAATCGCTGGAACGTGATACCTTGCAGCATCTGATTTTTGACAACCCGAACAGCAAGGCCGAGAATTTCATGCGTTCTGTGTTGGGTGGATTTCTCAAACTCAGCCCGGTCAAAAAGGCGCTGATGAGAGACGCATTGCGTTCCCGCTTCCTGGATGCGATCCGCAATGCCGCAGGCTAG
- a CDS encoding secondary thiamine-phosphate synthase enzyme YjbQ: MEIMQVQTHHREELLDITGKVRSIINDNGWSDGALLLYCPHTTGAITINEGADPDVMRDITVNMNKLVPHQGDYRHAEGNSDAHIKSSMFGCDQLVIVEGGNLQLGTWQKIYFCEFDGPRTRKVWLKWLSS, encoded by the coding sequence ATGGAAATAATGCAGGTTCAGACACACCACCGCGAGGAATTGCTCGATATCACCGGAAAAGTTCGCAGCATCATCAACGACAACGGCTGGTCCGATGGCGCGTTGCTTCTCTATTGTCCGCACACCACCGGCGCTATCACCATCAATGAAGGCGCTGATCCGGATGTGATGCGCGACATCACGGTGAACATGAACAAGCTCGTCCCGCACCAGGGCGACTATCGTCACGCCGAGGGCAACTCCGATGCGCACATCAAGTCCAGCATGTTCGGCTGCGATCAACTCGTCATCGTCGAAGGCGGCAACCTCCAGCTCGGCACCTGGCAGAAAATCTACTTCTGCGAATTCGACGGCCCCCGCACCCGCAAGGTGTGGTTGAAGTGGTTGTCCTCGTAG
- a CDS encoding IS5 family transposase: protein MLLFLHPKEEGMAIRQKGPRLGDYFLGHRRTKTTFLDEINELIDWQPINAFLCKKIRRKANAVGNPAYPPLAMFKILLLQRWYNLSDPGVEQALLDRLSFVRFTGFSIEDDVPDETTICRFRNGLIRLKVLDSLLDMLNRQLEGQGLLVREGAVVDASVVESQRRPRKVIDVMPEDRSEDAEEQDGPVDCRVSYSDDEEAAWLRKRNRAYYGYKLHAATDSRDGFLLCGHITPANHSDTGEFERLVNGVGLDPGARVYADKGYCSGKNRDILFDRDLEDGTMDKTPRGGRLTDFEKTRNRDISSIRQIVERAFGTLKRGYAFFRSRYVGREKVEGEFHILAMAFNLKKAVRLARA, encoded by the coding sequence ATGCTATTATTTCTCCATCCAAAGGAGGAAGGCATGGCTATTCGGCAGAAAGGACCTCGGTTGGGTGATTACTTCCTGGGGCACCGCAGAACCAAGACCACATTTCTGGATGAGATCAACGAACTCATCGACTGGCAGCCCATCAACGCCTTTCTGTGCAAGAAGATCAGGCGCAAGGCCAACGCCGTGGGCAATCCCGCCTATCCGCCTCTGGCGATGTTCAAGATTCTGCTCTTGCAGCGTTGGTACAACCTGAGTGATCCGGGCGTGGAGCAGGCGCTGCTCGACCGGCTCTCCTTTGTCAGATTTACCGGTTTTTCCATCGAGGACGACGTGCCGGACGAGACCACCATATGCCGTTTCCGTAACGGTTTGATCCGCCTGAAGGTGCTGGACTCCTTGCTCGACATGCTTAACCGCCAGCTTGAAGGACAAGGGCTTCTTGTCCGTGAGGGAGCCGTGGTGGACGCCTCGGTAGTCGAGTCGCAGCGGCGGCCGCGCAAGGTTATCGACGTGATGCCTGAGGACCGTTCCGAGGACGCCGAAGAACAGGATGGGCCGGTGGACTGCCGGGTCAGCTATTCGGATGACGAGGAGGCGGCCTGGCTCCGCAAGAGAAATCGGGCCTATTACGGCTACAAGCTCCATGCCGCGACGGACAGTCGAGACGGGTTTCTGCTCTGTGGTCACATCACTCCCGCGAACCATTCGGACACGGGCGAATTCGAGCGGCTCGTGAATGGCGTCGGCCTTGATCCCGGCGCACGGGTTTATGCGGACAAGGGCTATTGCAGCGGGAAGAACCGGGACATTCTGTTTGATCGCGATTTGGAGGACGGAACCATGGACAAGACGCCTCGTGGCGGCAGGCTGACAGACTTCGAAAAGACCCGCAACCGTGACATCAGCAGCATTCGGCAAATAGTCGAGCGGGCCTTCGGCACACTCAAACGTGGCTACGCATTCTTTCGGTCCCGATACGTGGGTCGTGAGAAGGTGGAGGGAGAGTTCCACATCCTCGCCATGGCGTTCAATTTGAAAAAAGCTGTTCGACTGGCGCGAGCCTGA
- a CDS encoding formate dehydrogenase subunit gamma, with the protein MRLKRFTPTQKAFHALLMLSFLIQSVTGMARMYIETSWGQMLANTLGGYDNSLVIHKAVGIFMLILFVCHLIYAIFILSTRKLAKEDSLMPGRKDFRQFLSHMRWMIGGQAPRFDRWGYWEKFDYWAVFWGMVVLGVTGVMLYSPLDTSQYFKGWSLNVALWVHRIEAALAMLHVFLIHFAIAHLRRHNFPMDRAMFSGDTDLESVEEERPAWIDRLRVTGELDQRIVTDAPVISIVLSSIIGLSAVAMGIYLVVGGILNINFVNW; encoded by the coding sequence ATGAGACTGAAACGATTCACCCCGACACAAAAAGCGTTTCACGCTCTTCTGATGTTGTCCTTTCTGATCCAGTCCGTCACGGGAATGGCCAGGATGTACATCGAGACATCGTGGGGGCAAATGCTTGCAAACACTTTGGGCGGCTATGACAACAGCCTTGTCATCCACAAGGCGGTCGGCATCTTCATGCTCATCCTGTTTGTCTGCCACCTGATCTACGCAATATTCATCCTCTCCACCCGCAAGCTGGCCAAAGAGGACTCCCTGATGCCGGGAAGAAAGGATTTCCGTCAATTCCTCTCGCACATGCGCTGGATGATCGGCGGTCAGGCTCCCCGGTTCGATCGCTGGGGATACTGGGAGAAGTTCGATTACTGGGCGGTATTCTGGGGCATGGTCGTGCTGGGTGTGACCGGTGTCATGCTGTACTCACCTCTGGACACCTCGCAGTACTTCAAAGGCTGGAGCCTCAACGTCGCCTTGTGGGTTCACCGCATAGAGGCGGCACTGGCCATGCTCCATGTCTTTCTCATCCACTTCGCCATTGCCCATCTTCGCCGACACAACTTCCCCATGGACCGTGCCATGTTTTCCGGCGACACCGATCTCGAATCGGTCGAGGAAGAGCGTCCCGCCTGGATCGACAGACTTCGTGTCACTGGAGAGCTTGACCAGCGCATCGTGACGGATGCTCCGGTCATCTCGATAGTCCTCTCCTCAATCATCGGCCTGAGCGCAGTGGCTATGGGCATCTACCTCGTTGTGGGAGGCATCTTGAACATCAACTTCGTCAACTGGTAA
- a CDS encoding multiheme c-type cytochrome, whose protein sequence is MRRRYRAFLCATFMVVLFWGCTPQEPKVDVDAITAQPKEFVGSETCKMCHLEHYDSWKITNHSRMAQDVTMNMDAFIVDIDENDIKADFAKLEAAGKLKKPVDQIYFPKKEDIKFTIGNEWKQRYIVEKDGVLYITPIQFNTETGRWVNYHEHDWDKRPWLLKCGGCHTTGTKLDSNDPSKGTFSEPGVGCEACHGAGSWHVALPKTAVFEKRDTIVNPAKLPRGTAVQICGSCHNRGKSTMQKGAGWPVGYTPGKALEPYYISTSYAAGDKSHVYPNEFAKKHHQQYIDWLQSEHRREGVTCTSCHSVHQLGMPASRFMTKETGSKSCMNCHVQTSQNMAHSIHSFANCVGCHMPRIAQSAESADIHSHVFKTLLPSETLKNPEVPNSCQTCHQHKNDNLEELQKRFEILASMPVPRGKEVEPVNAYK, encoded by the coding sequence ATGAGGCGAAGGTATCGAGCATTCTTGTGTGCGACGTTCATGGTTGTCCTGTTCTGGGGCTGCACGCCTCAGGAGCCTAAAGTTGACGTGGACGCGATCACTGCGCAACCCAAGGAATTTGTTGGATCGGAAACCTGTAAAATGTGTCACCTTGAACATTACGATTCATGGAAGATCACCAACCACAGCCGCATGGCTCAGGATGTCACCATGAATATGGACGCCTTCATCGTCGACATCGATGAAAACGACATCAAAGCCGATTTTGCCAAACTTGAAGCCGCCGGCAAACTCAAGAAACCAGTCGATCAAATCTATTTCCCTAAAAAAGAAGACATCAAATTCACCATCGGCAATGAATGGAAGCAACGCTACATCGTCGAAAAAGACGGTGTACTGTACATCACGCCCATCCAGTTCAATACCGAAACAGGGCGCTGGGTGAATTATCACGAACACGACTGGGACAAGCGTCCATGGCTGCTCAAGTGTGGTGGCTGTCATACCACCGGCACCAAACTCGACAGCAACGATCCTTCCAAGGGCACATTCTCGGAACCCGGTGTTGGCTGTGAAGCGTGTCACGGAGCAGGCTCCTGGCATGTTGCTCTGCCCAAGACTGCCGTATTCGAAAAGCGTGACACCATTGTCAATCCGGCCAAGCTACCCCGCGGCACCGCGGTTCAGATTTGCGGCAGTTGTCACAACCGCGGCAAGTCCACCATGCAGAAAGGCGCTGGCTGGCCGGTTGGCTACACTCCTGGCAAGGCCCTTGAACCCTACTACATCTCCACCTCCTATGCTGCGGGCGACAAGAGCCATGTCTACCCCAACGAATTTGCCAAGAAGCATCATCAACAATACATCGACTGGCTCCAGTCTGAGCACCGGCGCGAAGGCGTGACATGTACGTCCTGCCACTCGGTCCACCAGCTTGGAATGCCCGCATCCCGTTTCATGACCAAGGAAACCGGGTCAAAGTCCTGCATGAACTGTCATGTGCAGACCAGTCAGAACATGGCCCACTCCATCCACTCCTTTGCCAACTGCGTTGGCTGCCATATGCCGAGAATCGCCCAAAGTGCTGAATCTGCCGATATTCACAGCCACGTATTCAAGACCCTGCTCCCATCCGAAACGCTCAAGAATCCCGAAGTACCGAACTCCTGTCAGACATGCCACCAGCACAAGAACGACAACCTGGAAGAACTGCAGAAGCGGTTTGAGATACTGGCCTCTATGCCTGTGCCCAGAGGCAAGGAAGTGGAGCCTGTGAACGCCTACAAATAG
- a CDS encoding IS256 family transposase, which produces MTGRDGFDKIFVESHGDWLREMVTAIVHEVMEAEVSAIAGAGYGERKAERNTHRNGYRERQWTTRVGDIDLHIPKLREGSYFPTFLEPRRRSEKALIGVIKEAYVQGVSTRRVERLCQQMGIERMDKNFVSRMVQDIEAEVLAFKSRPLEGEFPYVFVDARYEKVRREGRVTSMAVLVAVGVRMDGHREVLGVEPTMGERYLLWRDFLQDLTSRGLQGVRLIVSDAHEGLKRAITEVFSGTSWQRCRVHFMRSMLAHVSKRYQPMVSALLKTIFAQPTLEEARRELRNVVDALEPKFPDVAKLVEEAEDEVLTYMAFPPEHWRKLYSTNMLERLMRTIKARTRVVSIFPDERSLERLVGAVLIEENEEWMEARRYISEASMAKLNAARPQLPPRGELGLEEAA; this is translated from the coding sequence ATGACAGGTCGGGACGGGTTCGACAAGATTTTCGTCGAGTCCCACGGCGACTGGCTGCGTGAGATGGTCACGGCGATCGTGCACGAAGTGATGGAGGCTGAGGTGAGCGCAATAGCTGGAGCCGGCTACGGCGAACGAAAGGCGGAGCGGAACACGCACCGCAATGGCTACCGGGAGCGTCAGTGGACGACCCGAGTCGGCGACATTGATCTGCACATCCCGAAGCTCCGCGAGGGGTCGTATTTTCCGACGTTCCTGGAACCCCGCAGGCGCTCCGAGAAGGCCCTGATCGGCGTTATCAAGGAAGCCTACGTCCAAGGCGTGTCCACGCGCCGTGTGGAACGATTGTGCCAGCAGATGGGCATCGAGCGGATGGACAAGAATTTCGTTTCGCGCATGGTCCAGGACATCGAGGCTGAGGTTTTGGCGTTCAAGTCCCGCCCCCTGGAGGGCGAGTTCCCGTATGTGTTTGTGGATGCACGCTACGAGAAGGTCCGCCGGGAAGGCCGCGTGACAAGCATGGCGGTGCTGGTGGCCGTTGGCGTACGCATGGACGGCCACCGTGAGGTGCTTGGAGTGGAGCCCACGATGGGAGAACGCTATCTCCTGTGGCGGGATTTCCTGCAGGATCTGACCAGCCGTGGGTTGCAGGGCGTCCGACTGATAGTCAGTGATGCCCATGAAGGTTTGAAGCGGGCCATCACCGAAGTTTTTTCCGGAACAAGCTGGCAGCGTTGCCGCGTTCACTTCATGCGCTCCATGCTGGCTCATGTTTCCAAGCGCTATCAGCCAATGGTGTCCGCGTTGCTCAAGACCATTTTCGCCCAGCCCACCCTGGAAGAGGCCCGTAGGGAACTGCGCAATGTGGTCGATGCGCTTGAGCCTAAATTTCCAGACGTGGCAAAGCTCGTGGAGGAGGCTGAGGACGAGGTGCTGACCTACATGGCGTTTCCACCAGAGCATTGGCGCAAACTGTACTCCACGAATATGCTGGAGCGCCTCATGCGGACAATCAAGGCCCGCACCCGAGTGGTCAGCATCTTCCCTGACGAGAGGTCGCTGGAGCGCCTGGTTGGCGCCGTACTGATCGAAGAGAACGAGGAGTGGATGGAGGCCCGGCGCTATATCAGCGAAGCCTCAATGGCCAAACTCAACGCCGCCCGGCCCCAGCTCCCCCCGCGGGGGGAGCTGGGCCTGGAAGAGGCCGCGTAG